Proteins encoded by one window of Candidatus Peregrinibacteria bacterium:
- the rpsM gene encoding 30S ribosomal protein S13 encodes MARIAGVNLPNKRVQIALTYIYGIGRPLSQSILEKLKIPLDTRANDLSPEQENMIRQEVGKHMTEGDLRQKISLDLKRLQEIGSYRGYRHRRKLPVRGQRTKTNARTRKGKAIAIANKKTVV; translated from the coding sequence ATGGCACGTATTGCAGGAGTAAACCTACCGAACAAACGAGTTCAAATAGCGCTCACCTACATTTATGGAATTGGTCGCCCTCTCTCTCAATCGATTTTAGAGAAACTCAAGATCCCTCTCGATACGAGAGCAAATGATCTTTCCCCTGAACAGGAAAATATGATTCGACAAGAAGTGGGGAAGCATATGACGGAGGGAGATCTCAGACAAAAAATTTCTCTTGATTTAAAGCGTCTTCAAGAAATCGGCAGTTATCGGGGATATAGACATAGAAGAAAATTACCAGTTCGAGGACAACGCACAAAAACCAATGCTCGAACTCGAAAAGGAAAAGCAATCGCTATCGCGAATAAGAAAACCGTAGTCTAA
- the rpsD gene encoding 30S ribosomal protein S4: MKYTGPRNRLARREGQDLFLKTTIKGDLKKAPGPHQKKFSKMSEFGQQLREKQKAKRIFGITERVCEKYYREAVRRKGITGTNFLRLLEMRLDNVVYRAGFTITRAQARQMVNHRVFEVNGKRASIPSMQVSPGDIVTVREKFTDHPVILQMQEQKSFPPKWLISDIKKKTIKVERSPEDDEMEQTITIHLIIEFYSR, translated from the coding sequence ATGAAGTATACCGGACCGAGAAATCGACTCGCACGCAGAGAAGGACAAGATCTTTTCCTGAAAACCACAATAAAAGGAGATTTAAAAAAAGCTCCTGGACCTCACCAGAAAAAATTCTCAAAAATGTCTGAGTTCGGGCAGCAGCTCCGAGAAAAGCAAAAGGCAAAAAGAATTTTCGGCATTACGGAACGAGTTTGTGAGAAGTATTATCGAGAAGCAGTTCGAAGGAAGGGAATCACGGGAACAAATTTTTTGCGTCTTCTCGAAATGAGACTTGATAATGTCGTGTATCGTGCGGGATTTACTATAACAAGAGCTCAGGCTCGGCAAATGGTGAATCATCGTGTGTTTGAAGTAAATGGGAAGAGAGCAAGCATCCCTTCAATGCAAGTTTCTCCAGGTGATATTGTGACTGTTCGCGAAAAATTTACCGATCATCCGGTAATTCTTCAAATGCAAGAACAAAAATCTTTTCCGCCAAAATGGCTTATTTCTGATATTAAAAAAAAGACGATAAAGGTGGAAAGGTCACCTGAAGATGATGAAATGGAGCAAACCATTACTATTCACCTTATTATTGAGTTCTATTCCCGTTAA
- the infA gene encoding translation initiation factor IF-1, whose translation MGKEDVIEVSGIIEECLPGAQFRVRVITEGFVEKDGSPMFVHAHVGGKMRKYSIRILPGDTVTVELSPYNLKKGRITYREK comes from the coding sequence ATGGGAAAAGAAGACGTTATTGAAGTAAGCGGAATTATTGAAGAATGTCTTCCCGGAGCACAGTTTCGAGTACGAGTTATCACTGAGGGGTTTGTAGAGAAAGATGGCTCCCCGATGTTTGTTCACGCGCATGTCGGGGGAAAGATGAGAAAGTATTCGATCCGAATACTCCCCGGAGATACGGTAACGGTTGAACTCTCTCCGTATAATCTCAAAAAGGGGCGCATTACCTATCGAGAAAAATAA
- the rpmJ gene encoding 50S ribosomal protein L36: protein MKVRASIRRMCQLCRIIPRAGKKYVVCKIKKHKQRQG from the coding sequence ATGAAAGTAAGGGCTTCCATCAGACGAATGTGTCAGCTATGTCGAATTATCCCTCGCGCGGGAAAAAAGTATGTCGTTTGCAAAATCAAGAAACACAAACAGCGACAAGGGTAA
- the rpsK gene encoding 30S ribosomal protein S11 has translation MAQESKPEAAPGAAPAAAVTPAATPVVLKKKIKRVVPEGRAYVSAGYNNTIVTMTDANGGVLAWGSSGAAGFKGARKSTPYAAQMASQKAADAAKLYGLEKIHVTVNGIGPGREQAIRGLHLSGLEILSIVNRTPIPHNGCRRKKPRKV, from the coding sequence ATGGCACAAGAATCGAAACCAGAGGCAGCTCCAGGAGCAGCACCAGCAGCAGCAGTGACTCCAGCAGCGACTCCAGTTGTCCTTAAAAAGAAAATTAAACGTGTTGTCCCTGAAGGACGAGCGTATGTTTCCGCTGGATACAATAACACCATTGTCACGATGACTGATGCAAACGGAGGAGTTCTCGCGTGGGGATCCTCTGGAGCTGCAGGATTCAAGGGAGCAAGAAAATCAACTCCATACGCTGCACAGATGGCTTCACAAAAAGCAGCTGATGCAGCAAAGTTGTATGGACTTGAGAAGATACATGTAACGGTAAATGGCATTGGTCCGGGAAGAGAGCAGGCTATCCGAGGACTTCATCTTTCTGGACTTGAAATTCTTTCGATAGTCAATAGGACTCCTATCCCTCACAACGGTTGTCGCCGAAAAAAACCGAGAAAAGTATAA